In Deltaproteobacteria bacterium, a genomic segment contains:
- the rfaE2 gene encoding D-glycero-beta-D-manno-heptose 1-phosphate adenylyltransferase, whose protein sequence is METLHPCRMSSAFRIAVVQNTPIHLAPFENWRRVKEAAARLAASGADLILLPELWATGPLGDGDEKIGQETPRLVHLIEETAKKLGVTFVGTLPDPDQAPEGRLFNATFVTGPGGTHVPYRKIHLFAPLREDRVYAPGREPGIYRIKLRDRKIPVGFLTCFDLRFPELARHLAFQGIQILLVSALWPSVRKEAFIRLLEARAIENQIFVAAANAWGETGGVFFGGKSRILGPTGEVIAKAEEGEDTIIADVDLADVEEARKAFVTVLPPGEWLHRSSRKILGEEGLARLLERRAVTGQRMVFTNGCFDLLHAGHVDYLEKARSLGDLLVVGLNSDASVRVLKGEGRPITPEDQRARILAALECVDAVVIFDAPTPIRLIEALCPEVLVKGADWKEEEIAGADYVKSRGGKVVRIPFEHDVSTSRILHAIETRSSKS, encoded by the coding sequence GTGGAAACTCTCCACCCTTGCCGCATGAGTTCCGCCTTTCGAATCGCTGTCGTACAGAATACGCCCATTCATCTTGCGCCCTTTGAAAACTGGCGCAGGGTGAAAGAGGCAGCCGCGCGGCTCGCCGCATCCGGCGCCGATCTCATCCTCCTTCCCGAACTCTGGGCAACAGGACCCTTGGGTGATGGAGACGAAAAGATCGGGCAGGAGACCCCGAGGCTGGTCCATCTCATAGAGGAGACTGCTAAAAAACTCGGTGTGACCTTTGTCGGAACCCTTCCCGATCCGGATCAGGCCCCCGAAGGCCGCCTCTTCAATGCCACGTTCGTGACCGGCCCTGGCGGAACGCATGTGCCGTACCGCAAGATCCACCTCTTTGCCCCCCTAAGGGAGGACAGGGTCTATGCCCCGGGCCGGGAACCCGGAATCTATCGCATAAAACTTCGGGACCGGAAGATCCCTGTCGGCTTTCTGACATGTTTTGACCTCCGATTCCCGGAACTTGCCCGGCATCTTGCGTTTCAGGGGATCCAAATCCTCCTGGTCTCGGCCCTCTGGCCCAGCGTCCGGAAAGAGGCATTCATCCGCCTTCTCGAGGCCCGTGCCATCGAAAATCAGATCTTTGTCGCAGCAGCGAACGCCTGGGGAGAGACGGGCGGGGTCTTTTTCGGCGGCAAAAGCCGCATCTTAGGCCCCACCGGAGAGGTCATAGCCAAGGCCGAGGAGGGCGAGGACACCATAATCGCGGATGTGGATCTGGCAGACGTGGAAGAGGCCCGAAAGGCATTTGTAACGGTCCTTCCCCCAGGGGAATGGCTGCACCGGTCCAGCCGAAAGATCCTCGGGGAGGAAGGCCTCGCAAGACTCCTCGAACGAAGGGCCGTGACAGGGCAAAGGATGGTCTTTACGAACGGCTGTTTCGACCTTCTGCACGCAGGCCACGTGGACTATCTCGAAAAGGCCCGATCCCTCGGAGACCTCCTTGTGGTAGGGCTCAACAGCGATGCCTCCGTCCGGGTCCTCAAGGGGGAAGGCCGCCCGATCACGCCAGAAGACCAGCGTGCCCGCATACTGGCCGCCCTCGAATGCGTGGACGCCGTGGTCATCTTTGACGCCCCCACACCAATCCGCCTCATAGAGGCCCTTTGCCCGGAAGTACTCGTAAAGGGAGCGGACTGGAAGGAAGAGGAGATCGCCGGGGCCGATTACGTGAAATCCAGGGGAGGAAAGGTCGTCCGCATCCCATTCGAGCACGACGTCTCCACGAGCCGGATCCTCCACGCCATCGAGACGAGATCGTCAAAATCCTGA